From one Odontesthes bonariensis isolate fOdoBon6 chromosome 14, fOdoBon6.hap1, whole genome shotgun sequence genomic stretch:
- the LOC142399314 gene encoding activated CDC42 kinase 1-like isoform X5, whose product MQCEEGTEWLLELLMEVQLQQYFLRIRDDLNVTRLSHFDYVKNEDLEKIGMGRPGQRRLWEAVKRRKAMCKRKSWMSKVFSGKRPDGEFPQQGQPASSFRKLSPTPPLCVGAPPDGQQQTLTCLIPEKDLTLFEKLGDGSFGVVKRGEWLTPAGKVLNVAVKCLKTDVLSQPDALEDFTCEVNAMHSLDHQNLIRLYGVVLTHPMKMVTELAPLGSLLERLRCVRPQGPVLIHTLCQYAVQVACGMAYLEQRRFIHRDLAARNILLASAHRVKIGDFGLMRALPNNHEHYVMQEHRKVPFAWCAPESLKTRTFSHATDTWMFGVTLWEMFTHGQEPWLGLNGSQILHKIDKEGERLPKPDDCPQDIYNVMLQCWAQKPDDRPTFVALREFLLETMPTDMCALQDFDEPDKLYIQVNDVITIIEGRAENYWWRGQNKRTLKLGQFPRNVVTSVAGLSARDISRPLKNSFIHTGHGDSNPHRCWGFPDRIDDLYLGNPMDPPDVLGVDLTAARPTQLLGRAKKEPPPRPPQPAVLIKKPCYDPVNEEEDQTSAALKRLSLRKTGSLKGLKLKPSAWVSASKHGSNRTSGSGHHPNSEVSLIDFGEEYPPSTPSPSPVVEIQIPSLARLALEAENILDRTPPQSPSRSLPRPLHPTPVVDWDARPLPPPPAYDDVAQDEDDMEVSSINSSEQQLEEEQSAVHNADEALSGLRVEGEVLVSRGPDRTSLEDNLFLPSRQIQGVSASFSQSAEIFQELQHECMRRLNVPTGSAHLSCSPPQNSEPEGQQHSLSSSSEDRPQIPPRVPIPPRPVKRGDYTSARWSRDLSLSPMPADTTEDALGSGLDRPPQIPPREPLSQPGSRTPSPMGLIVGSPQQRLYSVSPSTQQASLPPCPSAHTYSSYLSTSPGKLMPTTHSFASDPKYAAPKVIQAQGKDAPSKGPCILPIVRDGRKVSNTHYYLLPERPPYLDRFDRFFKEAESLPASSEDRHVRQANTATVRPMVVNNQTVQGHTQGHSLVQPGELKANFSSNNNSSLSGPRSGMKTSVSLPRVCSDGLAAPDGGGNSLDRVKMVQEAVHGVTLEECQAALQNHNWNVQAAVYYLKVEQLFCLGLRSRSECLKLLETCDWNLEKASTHMLDNCGSTTRQRR is encoded by the exons ATGCAGTGTGAGGAGGGGACAGAAtggctgctggagctgctgatgGAGGTGCAGCTGCAGCAGTACTTCCTGCGGATCCGAGACGACCTCAACGTCACGCGGCTGTCGCACTTCGACTATGTCAAGAATGAAGACCTGGAGAAGATTGGCATGGGGCGACCAG GGCAGAGACGGCTGTGGGAGGCGGTGAAAAGGAGGAAAGCCATGTGTAAGCGCAAGTCCTGGATGAGCAAG gTGTTTAGCGGGAAGCGTCCGGATGGAGAATTCCCTCAGCAGGGCCAACCCGCCTCCTCGTTTCGTAAACTGTCTCCCACGCCTCCTCTCTGTGTTGGCGCTCCGCCTGATGGGCAGCAGCAGACCCTGACCTGCCTCATCCCAGAGAAGGACTTGACGCTGTTTGAGAAGCTCGGGGACGGCTCTTTTGGCGTCGTGAAGAGGGGGGAGTGGCTGACACCCGCTGGGAAGGTG CTGAACGTAGCTGTGAAGTGCCTGAAGACGGACGTGCTCAGCCAGCCCGACGCTCTGGAGGATTTCACCTGTGAGGTCAATGCCATGCACTCCCTGGACCACCAGAACCTCATTCGCCTCTACGGTGTGGTGCTCACACACCCAATGAAAATG GTGACGGAGTTGGCCCCTTTAGGCTCTCTGCTGGAGCGTCTGCGATGTGTGCGTCCGCAGGGCCCGGTGCTGATCCACACACTCTGTCAGTATGCCGTGCAGGTGGCCTGCGGCATGGCTTATCTGGAGCAGAGGAGGTTTATCCACAGGGACCTGGCAGCCAG GAACATCCTGCTGGCCTCAGCTCACAGAGTGAAGATCGGTGACTTTGGCCTGATGAGAGCGCTGCCTAACAACCACGAGCACTATGTCATGCAGGAGCATCGCAAGGTTCCCTTTGCATG GTGCGCCCCGGAGAGTCTGAAGACGCGAACGTTCTCCCACGCCACAGACACGTGGATGTTTGGGGTCACACTCTGGGAGATGTTCACACATGGACAGGAGCCGTGGCTGGGTCTGAATGGTAGTCAG ATTCTCCATAAGATTGATAAGGAAGGTGAACGCCTCCCTAAGCCAGACGACTGTCCACAGGATATCTATAACGTCATGCTGCAGTGTTGGGCTCAGAAACCAGATGACAGACCCACGTTTGTCGCCCTCCGGGAGTTCCTGCTCGAG ACTATGCCCACGGACATGTGTGCTCTACAGGACTTTGACGAGCCTGACAAACTTTACATCCAAGTCAACGATGTCATCACCATCATAGAGGGGAG GGCTGAGAATTACTGGTGGCGAGGTCAAAACAAGCGCACCCTTAAGCTCGGACAGTTCCCCAGGAACGTGGTGACGTCAGTGGCAGGCTTGTCGGCGCGCGACATCAGCAGGCCTCTTAAGAACAGCTTCATCCACACAGGTCACGGagactcaaaccctcaccgcTGCTGGGGCTTCCCCGACAGGATTGACGA TTTGTACCTCGGCAATCCCATGGACCCTCCTGATGTCCTGGGTGTAGACCTCACTGCTGCTCGGCCCACGCAGCTACTGGGACGAGCTAAAA agGAGCCTCCCCCCCGCCCTCCTCAGCCAGCAGTGTTAATCAAGA AACCTTGTTATGATCCAGTGAACGAAGAGGAGGATCAGACGTCTGCAGCACTTAAGAGATTATCACTCAGGAAAACGGGTTCCCTCAAAGGCCTCAAGCTTAAACCATCTGCGTGGGTCTCTGCTTCCAAACACGGGAGCAACAGGACCTCAGGCTCAGGCCACCACCCCAACAGTGAAGTGTCCCTCATTGACTTTGGGGAGGAATACCCCCCATCCACCCCCTCCCCTTCCCCTGTGGTTGAAATTCAGATTCCATCGTTGGCCAGGCTGGCTTTGGAAGCAGAGAACATTCTGGACAGGACGCCGCCTCAAAGCCCGTCCAGATCGCTGCCCCGCCCCCTGCACCCTACACCTGTGGTGGATTGGGACGCACGGCCATTACCCCCACCCCCCGCCTACGACGATGTTGCCCAAGATGAAGATGACATGGAG GTGAGCTCCATCAACAGCTCAGAGCAGCAGCTTGAAGAGGAGCAGAGCGCTGTCCATAATGCAGACGAAGCTCTCTCTGGACTGAGGGTGGAGGGGGAGGTTCTCGTCTCCAGGGGTCCCGACAGGACGAGCCTGGAGGACAACCTCTTCCTCCCCAGCAGGCAGATTCAGGGTGTGTCCGCCTCCTTCTCCCAGTCTGCAGAGATCTTTCAGGAACTCCAGCACGAGTGCATGAGGAGGCTCAATGTCCCGACAGGAAGTGCCCATCTGTCATGCTCGCCACCCCAAAACTCCGAACCGGAGGGCCAACAGCACAGTCTTTCCTCTTCCAGTGAGGACAGACCTCAGATCCCCCCACGTGTCCCCATCCCTCCTCGCCCCGTAAAGAGGGGTGACTACACATCTGCCCGCTGGTCAAGagatctctctctttctccaaTGCCAGCTGACACCACAGAGGACGCTTTGGGCTCAGGCCTGGACCGACCGCCCCAGATCCCTCCCAGAGAGCCTTTGTCTCAGCCGGGCTCCAGGACTCCGAGCCCCATGGGTCTGATTGTGGGCTCCCCCCAGCAGAGGCTGTACTCTGTCAGCCCCTCCACCCAGCAGGCTTCCCTTCCACCCTGCCCCTCTGCACACACCTACAGCTCCTACCTCTCCACCTCTCCGGGTAAACTCATGCCGACCACGCACAGCTTTGCCTCAGATCCTAAATATGCTGCACCCAAAGTGATCCAAGCACAAGGGAAGGACGCTCCCAGCAAAGGCCCCTGTATCCTGCCCATTGTCCGGGATGGGCGGAAAGTGAGTAACACCCACTATTACCTTCTGCCGGAGAGGCCCCCTTACCTTGACCGGTTCGACCGCTTCTTTAAGGAGGCAGAGAGCCTCCCCGCCAGCAGCGAGGACAGACACGTACGGCAGGCCAACACGGCCACCGTCAGGCCGATGGTGGTcaacaatcagactgtccaggGACACACCCAGGGGCATTCGCTCGTCCAGCCTGGCGAGCTGAAGGCCAATTTCTCctccaacaacaacagcagtcTGAGTGGGCCACGGTCAGGGATGAAGACCTCGGTTAGTCTCCCCCGCGTGTGCTCGGACGGGCTGGCGGCACCAGACGGAGGAGGGAACTCACTTGACAGAGTCAAAATG GTGCAGGAGGCCGTTCACGGCGTGACGTTAGAGGAGTGCCAAGCCGCCCTCCAGAACCACAACTGGAATGTCCAGGCAGCTGTCTATTATCTAAAG gtggagcagTTGTTCTGTTTGGGTCTGAGGAGCAGGTCAGAGTGTCTAAAGCTGCTGGAGACGTGTGACTGGAACCTGGAGAAGGCCAGCACTCACATGTTAGATAACTGTGGATCCACAACAAGACAAAG ACGGTGA
- the LOC142399314 gene encoding activated CDC42 kinase 1-like isoform X3 — translation MGETAEYQRLQDTSESDFQHLPSDDEERLGSSMQCEEGTEWLLELLMEVQLQQYFLRIRDDLNVTRLSHFDYVKNEDLEKIGMGRPGQRRLWEAVKRRKAMCKRKSWMSKVFSGKRPDGEFPQQGQPASSFRKLSPTPPLCVGAPPDGQQQTLTCLIPEKDLTLFEKLGDGSFGVVKRGEWLTPAGKVLNVAVKCLKTDVLSQPDALEDFTCEVNAMHSLDHQNLIRLYGVVLTHPMKMVTELAPLGSLLERLRCVRPQGPVLIHTLCQYAVQVACGMAYLEQRRFIHRDLAARNILLASAHRVKIGDFGLMRALPNNHEHYVMQEHRKVPFAWCAPESLKTRTFSHATDTWMFGVTLWEMFTHGQEPWLGLNGSQILHKIDKEGERLPKPDDCPQDIYNVMLQCWAQKPDDRPTFVALREFLLETMPTDMCALQDFDEPDKLYIQVNDVITIIEGRAENYWWRGQNKRTLKLGQFPRNVVTSVAGLSARDISRPLKNSFIHTGHGDSNPHRCWGFPDRIDDLYLGNPMDPPDVLGVDLTAARPTQLLGRAKKEPPPRPPQPAVLIKKPCYDPVNEEEDQTSAALKRLSLRKTGSLKGLKLKPSAWVSASKHGSNRTSGSGHHPNSEVSLIDFGEEYPPSTPSPSPVVEIQIPSLARLALEAENILDRTPPQSPSRSLPRPLHPTPVVDWDARPLPPPPAYDDVAQDEDDMEVSSINSSEQQLEEEQSAVHNADEALSGLRVEGEVLVSRGPDRTSLEDNLFLPSRQIQGVSASFSQSAEIFQELQHECMRRLNVPTGSAHLSCSPPQNSEPEGQQHSLSSSSEDRPQIPPRVPIPPRPVKRGDYTSARWSRDLSLSPMPADTTEDALGSGLDRPPQIPPREPLSQPGSRTPSPMGLIVGSPQQRLYSVSPSTQQASLPPCPSAHTYSSYLSTSPGKLMPTTHSFASDPKYAAPKVIQAQGKDAPSKGPCILPIVRDGRKVSNTHYYLLPERPPYLDRFDRFFKEAESLPASSEDRHVRQANTATVRPMVVNNQTVQGHTQGHSLVQPGELKANFSSNNNSSLSGPRSGMKTSVSLPRVCSDGLAAPDGGGNSLDRVKMVQEAVHGVTLEECQAALQNHNWNVQAAVYYLKVEQLFCLGLRSRSECLKLLETCDWNLEKASTHMLDNCGSTTRQRR, via the exons AGACTGGGCAGCAGCATGCAGTGTGAGGAGGGGACAGAAtggctgctggagctgctgatgGAGGTGCAGCTGCAGCAGTACTTCCTGCGGATCCGAGACGACCTCAACGTCACGCGGCTGTCGCACTTCGACTATGTCAAGAATGAAGACCTGGAGAAGATTGGCATGGGGCGACCAG GGCAGAGACGGCTGTGGGAGGCGGTGAAAAGGAGGAAAGCCATGTGTAAGCGCAAGTCCTGGATGAGCAAG gTGTTTAGCGGGAAGCGTCCGGATGGAGAATTCCCTCAGCAGGGCCAACCCGCCTCCTCGTTTCGTAAACTGTCTCCCACGCCTCCTCTCTGTGTTGGCGCTCCGCCTGATGGGCAGCAGCAGACCCTGACCTGCCTCATCCCAGAGAAGGACTTGACGCTGTTTGAGAAGCTCGGGGACGGCTCTTTTGGCGTCGTGAAGAGGGGGGAGTGGCTGACACCCGCTGGGAAGGTG CTGAACGTAGCTGTGAAGTGCCTGAAGACGGACGTGCTCAGCCAGCCCGACGCTCTGGAGGATTTCACCTGTGAGGTCAATGCCATGCACTCCCTGGACCACCAGAACCTCATTCGCCTCTACGGTGTGGTGCTCACACACCCAATGAAAATG GTGACGGAGTTGGCCCCTTTAGGCTCTCTGCTGGAGCGTCTGCGATGTGTGCGTCCGCAGGGCCCGGTGCTGATCCACACACTCTGTCAGTATGCCGTGCAGGTGGCCTGCGGCATGGCTTATCTGGAGCAGAGGAGGTTTATCCACAGGGACCTGGCAGCCAG GAACATCCTGCTGGCCTCAGCTCACAGAGTGAAGATCGGTGACTTTGGCCTGATGAGAGCGCTGCCTAACAACCACGAGCACTATGTCATGCAGGAGCATCGCAAGGTTCCCTTTGCATG GTGCGCCCCGGAGAGTCTGAAGACGCGAACGTTCTCCCACGCCACAGACACGTGGATGTTTGGGGTCACACTCTGGGAGATGTTCACACATGGACAGGAGCCGTGGCTGGGTCTGAATGGTAGTCAG ATTCTCCATAAGATTGATAAGGAAGGTGAACGCCTCCCTAAGCCAGACGACTGTCCACAGGATATCTATAACGTCATGCTGCAGTGTTGGGCTCAGAAACCAGATGACAGACCCACGTTTGTCGCCCTCCGGGAGTTCCTGCTCGAG ACTATGCCCACGGACATGTGTGCTCTACAGGACTTTGACGAGCCTGACAAACTTTACATCCAAGTCAACGATGTCATCACCATCATAGAGGGGAG GGCTGAGAATTACTGGTGGCGAGGTCAAAACAAGCGCACCCTTAAGCTCGGACAGTTCCCCAGGAACGTGGTGACGTCAGTGGCAGGCTTGTCGGCGCGCGACATCAGCAGGCCTCTTAAGAACAGCTTCATCCACACAGGTCACGGagactcaaaccctcaccgcTGCTGGGGCTTCCCCGACAGGATTGACGA TTTGTACCTCGGCAATCCCATGGACCCTCCTGATGTCCTGGGTGTAGACCTCACTGCTGCTCGGCCCACGCAGCTACTGGGACGAGCTAAAA agGAGCCTCCCCCCCGCCCTCCTCAGCCAGCAGTGTTAATCAAGA AACCTTGTTATGATCCAGTGAACGAAGAGGAGGATCAGACGTCTGCAGCACTTAAGAGATTATCACTCAGGAAAACGGGTTCCCTCAAAGGCCTCAAGCTTAAACCATCTGCGTGGGTCTCTGCTTCCAAACACGGGAGCAACAGGACCTCAGGCTCAGGCCACCACCCCAACAGTGAAGTGTCCCTCATTGACTTTGGGGAGGAATACCCCCCATCCACCCCCTCCCCTTCCCCTGTGGTTGAAATTCAGATTCCATCGTTGGCCAGGCTGGCTTTGGAAGCAGAGAACATTCTGGACAGGACGCCGCCTCAAAGCCCGTCCAGATCGCTGCCCCGCCCCCTGCACCCTACACCTGTGGTGGATTGGGACGCACGGCCATTACCCCCACCCCCCGCCTACGACGATGTTGCCCAAGATGAAGATGACATGGAG GTGAGCTCCATCAACAGCTCAGAGCAGCAGCTTGAAGAGGAGCAGAGCGCTGTCCATAATGCAGACGAAGCTCTCTCTGGACTGAGGGTGGAGGGGGAGGTTCTCGTCTCCAGGGGTCCCGACAGGACGAGCCTGGAGGACAACCTCTTCCTCCCCAGCAGGCAGATTCAGGGTGTGTCCGCCTCCTTCTCCCAGTCTGCAGAGATCTTTCAGGAACTCCAGCACGAGTGCATGAGGAGGCTCAATGTCCCGACAGGAAGTGCCCATCTGTCATGCTCGCCACCCCAAAACTCCGAACCGGAGGGCCAACAGCACAGTCTTTCCTCTTCCAGTGAGGACAGACCTCAGATCCCCCCACGTGTCCCCATCCCTCCTCGCCCCGTAAAGAGGGGTGACTACACATCTGCCCGCTGGTCAAGagatctctctctttctccaaTGCCAGCTGACACCACAGAGGACGCTTTGGGCTCAGGCCTGGACCGACCGCCCCAGATCCCTCCCAGAGAGCCTTTGTCTCAGCCGGGCTCCAGGACTCCGAGCCCCATGGGTCTGATTGTGGGCTCCCCCCAGCAGAGGCTGTACTCTGTCAGCCCCTCCACCCAGCAGGCTTCCCTTCCACCCTGCCCCTCTGCACACACCTACAGCTCCTACCTCTCCACCTCTCCGGGTAAACTCATGCCGACCACGCACAGCTTTGCCTCAGATCCTAAATATGCTGCACCCAAAGTGATCCAAGCACAAGGGAAGGACGCTCCCAGCAAAGGCCCCTGTATCCTGCCCATTGTCCGGGATGGGCGGAAAGTGAGTAACACCCACTATTACCTTCTGCCGGAGAGGCCCCCTTACCTTGACCGGTTCGACCGCTTCTTTAAGGAGGCAGAGAGCCTCCCCGCCAGCAGCGAGGACAGACACGTACGGCAGGCCAACACGGCCACCGTCAGGCCGATGGTGGTcaacaatcagactgtccaggGACACACCCAGGGGCATTCGCTCGTCCAGCCTGGCGAGCTGAAGGCCAATTTCTCctccaacaacaacagcagtcTGAGTGGGCCACGGTCAGGGATGAAGACCTCGGTTAGTCTCCCCCGCGTGTGCTCGGACGGGCTGGCGGCACCAGACGGAGGAGGGAACTCACTTGACAGAGTCAAAATG GTGCAGGAGGCCGTTCACGGCGTGACGTTAGAGGAGTGCCAAGCCGCCCTCCAGAACCACAACTGGAATGTCCAGGCAGCTGTCTATTATCTAAAG gtggagcagTTGTTCTGTTTGGGTCTGAGGAGCAGGTCAGAGTGTCTAAAGCTGCTGGAGACGTGTGACTGGAACCTGGAGAAGGCCAGCACTCACATGTTAGATAACTGTGGATCCACAACAAGACAAAG ACGGTGA
- the LOC142399314 gene encoding activated CDC42 kinase 1-like isoform X6 has protein sequence MSRMKTWRRLAWGDQRRLWEAVKRRKAMCKRKSWMSKVFSGKRPDGEFPQQGQPASSFRKLSPTPPLCVGAPPDGQQQTLTCLIPEKDLTLFEKLGDGSFGVVKRGEWLTPAGKVLNVAVKCLKTDVLSQPDALEDFTCEVNAMHSLDHQNLIRLYGVVLTHPMKMVTELAPLGSLLERLRCVRPQGPVLIHTLCQYAVQVACGMAYLEQRRFIHRDLAARNILLASAHRVKIGDFGLMRALPNNHEHYVMQEHRKVPFAWCAPESLKTRTFSHATDTWMFGVTLWEMFTHGQEPWLGLNGSQILHKIDKEGERLPKPDDCPQDIYNVMLQCWAQKPDDRPTFVALREFLLETMPTDMCALQDFDEPDKLYIQVNDVITIIEGRAENYWWRGQNKRTLKLGQFPRNVVTSVAGLSARDISRPLKNSFIHTGHGDSNPHRCWGFPDRIDDLYLGNPMDPPDVLGVDLTAARPTQLLGRAKKEPPPRPPQPAVLIKKPCYDPVNEEEDQTSAALKRLSLRKTGSLKGLKLKPSAWVSASKHGSNRTSGSGHHPNSEVSLIDFGEEYPPSTPSPSPVVEIQIPSLARLALEAENILDRTPPQSPSRSLPRPLHPTPVVDWDARPLPPPPAYDDVAQDEDDMEVSSINSSEQQLEEEQSAVHNADEALSGLRVEGEVLVSRGPDRTSLEDNLFLPSRQIQGVSASFSQSAEIFQELQHECMRRLNVPTGSAHLSCSPPQNSEPEGQQHSLSSSSEDRPQIPPRVPIPPRPVKRGDYTSARWSRDLSLSPMPADTTEDALGSGLDRPPQIPPREPLSQPGSRTPSPMGLIVGSPQQRLYSVSPSTQQASLPPCPSAHTYSSYLSTSPGKLMPTTHSFASDPKYAAPKVIQAQGKDAPSKGPCILPIVRDGRKVSNTHYYLLPERPPYLDRFDRFFKEAESLPASSEDRHVRQANTATVRPMVVNNQTVQGHTQGHSLVQPGELKANFSSNNNSSLSGPRSGMKTSVSLPRVCSDGLAAPDGGGNSLDRVKMVQEAVHGVTLEECQAALQNHNWNVQAAVYYLKVEQLFCLGLRSRSECLKLLETCDWNLEKASTHMLDNCGSTTRQRR, from the exons ATGTCAAGAATGAAGACCTGGAGAAGATTGGCATGGGGCGACCAG AGACGGCTGTGGGAGGCGGTGAAAAGGAGGAAAGCCATGTGTAAGCGCAAGTCCTGGATGAGCAAG gTGTTTAGCGGGAAGCGTCCGGATGGAGAATTCCCTCAGCAGGGCCAACCCGCCTCCTCGTTTCGTAAACTGTCTCCCACGCCTCCTCTCTGTGTTGGCGCTCCGCCTGATGGGCAGCAGCAGACCCTGACCTGCCTCATCCCAGAGAAGGACTTGACGCTGTTTGAGAAGCTCGGGGACGGCTCTTTTGGCGTCGTGAAGAGGGGGGAGTGGCTGACACCCGCTGGGAAGGTG CTGAACGTAGCTGTGAAGTGCCTGAAGACGGACGTGCTCAGCCAGCCCGACGCTCTGGAGGATTTCACCTGTGAGGTCAATGCCATGCACTCCCTGGACCACCAGAACCTCATTCGCCTCTACGGTGTGGTGCTCACACACCCAATGAAAATG GTGACGGAGTTGGCCCCTTTAGGCTCTCTGCTGGAGCGTCTGCGATGTGTGCGTCCGCAGGGCCCGGTGCTGATCCACACACTCTGTCAGTATGCCGTGCAGGTGGCCTGCGGCATGGCTTATCTGGAGCAGAGGAGGTTTATCCACAGGGACCTGGCAGCCAG GAACATCCTGCTGGCCTCAGCTCACAGAGTGAAGATCGGTGACTTTGGCCTGATGAGAGCGCTGCCTAACAACCACGAGCACTATGTCATGCAGGAGCATCGCAAGGTTCCCTTTGCATG GTGCGCCCCGGAGAGTCTGAAGACGCGAACGTTCTCCCACGCCACAGACACGTGGATGTTTGGGGTCACACTCTGGGAGATGTTCACACATGGACAGGAGCCGTGGCTGGGTCTGAATGGTAGTCAG ATTCTCCATAAGATTGATAAGGAAGGTGAACGCCTCCCTAAGCCAGACGACTGTCCACAGGATATCTATAACGTCATGCTGCAGTGTTGGGCTCAGAAACCAGATGACAGACCCACGTTTGTCGCCCTCCGGGAGTTCCTGCTCGAG ACTATGCCCACGGACATGTGTGCTCTACAGGACTTTGACGAGCCTGACAAACTTTACATCCAAGTCAACGATGTCATCACCATCATAGAGGGGAG GGCTGAGAATTACTGGTGGCGAGGTCAAAACAAGCGCACCCTTAAGCTCGGACAGTTCCCCAGGAACGTGGTGACGTCAGTGGCAGGCTTGTCGGCGCGCGACATCAGCAGGCCTCTTAAGAACAGCTTCATCCACACAGGTCACGGagactcaaaccctcaccgcTGCTGGGGCTTCCCCGACAGGATTGACGA TTTGTACCTCGGCAATCCCATGGACCCTCCTGATGTCCTGGGTGTAGACCTCACTGCTGCTCGGCCCACGCAGCTACTGGGACGAGCTAAAA agGAGCCTCCCCCCCGCCCTCCTCAGCCAGCAGTGTTAATCAAGA AACCTTGTTATGATCCAGTGAACGAAGAGGAGGATCAGACGTCTGCAGCACTTAAGAGATTATCACTCAGGAAAACGGGTTCCCTCAAAGGCCTCAAGCTTAAACCATCTGCGTGGGTCTCTGCTTCCAAACACGGGAGCAACAGGACCTCAGGCTCAGGCCACCACCCCAACAGTGAAGTGTCCCTCATTGACTTTGGGGAGGAATACCCCCCATCCACCCCCTCCCCTTCCCCTGTGGTTGAAATTCAGATTCCATCGTTGGCCAGGCTGGCTTTGGAAGCAGAGAACATTCTGGACAGGACGCCGCCTCAAAGCCCGTCCAGATCGCTGCCCCGCCCCCTGCACCCTACACCTGTGGTGGATTGGGACGCACGGCCATTACCCCCACCCCCCGCCTACGACGATGTTGCCCAAGATGAAGATGACATGGAG GTGAGCTCCATCAACAGCTCAGAGCAGCAGCTTGAAGAGGAGCAGAGCGCTGTCCATAATGCAGACGAAGCTCTCTCTGGACTGAGGGTGGAGGGGGAGGTTCTCGTCTCCAGGGGTCCCGACAGGACGAGCCTGGAGGACAACCTCTTCCTCCCCAGCAGGCAGATTCAGGGTGTGTCCGCCTCCTTCTCCCAGTCTGCAGAGATCTTTCAGGAACTCCAGCACGAGTGCATGAGGAGGCTCAATGTCCCGACAGGAAGTGCCCATCTGTCATGCTCGCCACCCCAAAACTCCGAACCGGAGGGCCAACAGCACAGTCTTTCCTCTTCCAGTGAGGACAGACCTCAGATCCCCCCACGTGTCCCCATCCCTCCTCGCCCCGTAAAGAGGGGTGACTACACATCTGCCCGCTGGTCAAGagatctctctctttctccaaTGCCAGCTGACACCACAGAGGACGCTTTGGGCTCAGGCCTGGACCGACCGCCCCAGATCCCTCCCAGAGAGCCTTTGTCTCAGCCGGGCTCCAGGACTCCGAGCCCCATGGGTCTGATTGTGGGCTCCCCCCAGCAGAGGCTGTACTCTGTCAGCCCCTCCACCCAGCAGGCTTCCCTTCCACCCTGCCCCTCTGCACACACCTACAGCTCCTACCTCTCCACCTCTCCGGGTAAACTCATGCCGACCACGCACAGCTTTGCCTCAGATCCTAAATATGCTGCACCCAAAGTGATCCAAGCACAAGGGAAGGACGCTCCCAGCAAAGGCCCCTGTATCCTGCCCATTGTCCGGGATGGGCGGAAAGTGAGTAACACCCACTATTACCTTCTGCCGGAGAGGCCCCCTTACCTTGACCGGTTCGACCGCTTCTTTAAGGAGGCAGAGAGCCTCCCCGCCAGCAGCGAGGACAGACACGTACGGCAGGCCAACACGGCCACCGTCAGGCCGATGGTGGTcaacaatcagactgtccaggGACACACCCAGGGGCATTCGCTCGTCCAGCCTGGCGAGCTGAAGGCCAATTTCTCctccaacaacaacagcagtcTGAGTGGGCCACGGTCAGGGATGAAGACCTCGGTTAGTCTCCCCCGCGTGTGCTCGGACGGGCTGGCGGCACCAGACGGAGGAGGGAACTCACTTGACAGAGTCAAAATG GTGCAGGAGGCCGTTCACGGCGTGACGTTAGAGGAGTGCCAAGCCGCCCTCCAGAACCACAACTGGAATGTCCAGGCAGCTGTCTATTATCTAAAG gtggagcagTTGTTCTGTTTGGGTCTGAGGAGCAGGTCAGAGTGTCTAAAGCTGCTGGAGACGTGTGACTGGAACCTGGAGAAGGCCAGCACTCACATGTTAGATAACTGTGGATCCACAACAAGACAAAG ACGGTGA